The DNA region TAGTTATTTAAACCACTCGCATCAATTTTGACTATATTTCCATCACTTTCCACCGTTGCTCCTAACTTTTGCATTAATGATTTTATACTTTCAATGTCACGTAAATTAGGAACATTTGAATATGTATTAACTCCATCCGCTAATAATGAGGAAACAAGAATAGGAAGAGCGGCATTTTTAGAACCACTTATGTTAACTTCTCCTGAAAGACGACTTCCGCCTTCTATAACGATTTTATCCATAGAAATACCTTTTCAGTTTGATTCAAATATTTTTATTATTGACAAAAAAATAACATTAAGTTGATTAGCATCAATGCCAAATAATCTATTAAAAAGCAATAAAATGCTGAAATTTTTATTGAGCTTAAAATATTCAATTTAAAATCTTGAATATAATTATAATATTGGCTATAGTTTTAGAATTAAAAATAAATGATAGAAAAAAAGAATTATGACCAATTAACCTTTAAGATATATTCTTTTTATGGAATATATTTATACAATCAAACTATGGCTAAGGCTAAAATTATTAAAGCTACAAGTTTTAGCTATTTAGATATATCTATTTTTTGGAATATATCTTTTTTTTACTCTAAATTTTATATTAAAATTATGTGATCAACTTAACAAAGAGATATTAAAAAATGGACGATAAAGTAAAAAAAGCTATTTATTCCGCTGTTGAGAAAGAGCCTTTTGCGAAAGCCTTAAAAATGAAGTTAATAGATATTAATGACGGATATTCTCTTGTTGAAATGAAATATGAGGCTGAGCTAATGAACAATATTTATGATAGAGCTCATGGAGGCGCAATATTTGCTTTAATAGATGAAGCATTTGAAACAGCATCCCAGACTGATGGAACTATCGCTGTTGCATTAAATATAAACGTCACTTATGCAGCAAGCCCAGAAAATGGAGCTATATTAAAGGCTGAAGCCAAAGAAATAAAAAGAACTAAAAAAACAGCTATTTTTGAAATAAAAGTGTTTTCCCAAGATAAAGATTTAATAGCTACTTGTCAGGCTGTAGCTTACAGGACTGGAAAGCCTATACCTTTTATTTGAATCAATCTCTTTAAAGTCAATTGAAAGGAAGTTATTATGGGGGCAATTAGCGAAATCTTGCTAATAGCATTATGTATTATTATTCCCCTTATTATTTTTGGGGCATCTATAGAAAAAAAAAGAGTAAAAAAAATTAAAATTTTACTCCTCTCAATGGATAAAAAATATAAAGGCTTTATTGAAAAACAAATTGTTTTAGATGTTATTAATAATAACAAAATCGATGGGTTTGAAAGTTTTATCGATAATATTTTTATTATTCTAAAACCTGAAATAGAAGGATTAATTTCTATAGTCAACACGCCTGAATCTTCTAATATAAGCA from Desulfobacterales bacterium includes:
- a CDS encoding PaaI family thioesterase, whose product is MDDKVKKAIYSAVEKEPFAKALKMKLIDINDGYSLVEMKYEAELMNNIYDRAHGGAIFALIDEAFETASQTDGTIAVALNINVTYAASPENGAILKAEAKEIKRTKKTAIFEIKVFSQDKDLIATCQAVAYRTGKPIPFI